The bacterium genome includes the window TCGATGCAAAGCGTCCAGGGAATGATAGTGCTGGAAAATGGAAAAGTGTTGAAAACGAAAGGGTTTCCTGAGATAAAGAAGCCGTGAAAGAAGCTCTTTTTTACGAGTGTTTGGAGAATAAGAAGGTCAAATGTCGGCTGTGTTTTCACGAATGCAAGATTGACGAAAATAAAGAAGGCTTATGCATCGCAAGGCGCAACATCGCAGGAAAACTCATCGCCTCGACCTATGGAGAACTTGTAGCAGCCAATCTCGATCCTATTGAAAAAAAGCCTTTGTATCACTTTCATCCCGGCGAAGAGATATTGTCCGTTGCAGCAAACGGCTGTAATCTTGACTGCCCTTTCTGTCAGAATGCTGATATATCAAGGGGAAAAACCTCATCCAGATATGTTCCGCCAGAAAAACTGATTGAGATCGCCTCGGAGAGACGCTCAAAGGGAATCGCTTACACATACACAGAACCTTTAATATGGTTCGAATACCTGCTCGATTCATCAAGGATTGCGCACGAACAAGGTCTTTACAATGTGATTGTCTCCAACGGAACAATAAATGAAAAACCTTTGACAGAGCTTCTCCCCTATATAGATGCCGCCAATATTGATATTAAAGGGGATAACGAGTTTTACCGAAAAGTACTGAAAGGCGACATGAATTCAACATTAAGAACTATCCGGACGCTTTACAGGGCTGGGGTTCACACAGAAGTTACTCTTTTGTTGGTTCCTGGCGGAAACGATTCCGTCGAACAGATCAATGAAGTAATTTCGTTCATCGAATCGTTGGACCTGCGGATCCCTTTTCATATATCGAGATACTTTCCTCATAACCAGTATCCTGCTCCTCCAACTCCTGAGGAAACAATGCTTCGTGCTTACGGGCAGACTAAGGGGCGTCTTTTATATGCATATCTCGGTAATATTGCATTTGAGCATGACAACAACACTTATTGTCCTTCTTGCGGCGCATTACTTATAGAAAGAGCAGGATATAGCGTAAATATCATTGGCGTAGAAGAAGGGCGCTGTTCATCATGCAAGAGAAAAGCTGACGTAGTAGTATGAAACTCTCTTTGAAGCGCGGTGATGCTATTCTTATCATCTGTTTTCTGTTTATTAGTCTGGTAGGTATTGTTTTTATACTAAGCATAAAATCGGATAGAGAACCCCAAATGATAAAAATCAGTTCCGAAGGAAAATTCTTTGAGTTACCCTTGCGCGATACCTTATTCCAGGTTCAAGGTCCATTGGGGGTTACGGACGTCAGGATCAACAAAGGACACGTTTACGTGACAAAAGCGCCCTGCCCGAACAAGCTATGCATGAAACAGGGAAAGATTTCTAGGAATGGAGAATCGATAATATGTATCCCTAACAAGATCATTATAACGATTGAAGGAAACCGTAAAACGGATGCCACTACATACTGAAACTCGCCCGCAAAAGAACAAAGGCGGTAAAAAAGTCGGGGGCAACGAAAATCATCTGAACAAAAGGGATGGCGAAAAAACAATTACACAGAGTATTAACGGCACGATAGAGCTTTCACCCAGACAACGAAATCTGGCTTTACTGGCAGGACTCTCGGCAGCGCTGTATACGGTCGAAAACCTTATACCGCTGCCGATTCCCTGGCTAAGGATAGGCATAGGCAACGTTGGGGTTCTTCTGGCTCTGTATGTTCTTACTCCTCTGGACGGTTTTTTCGTACTCTTGATAAAAATAATCATAGGGTCTTTGCTTTCCGGTAGATTTTTGAGCCCTTTCTTTTTATTTGCTCTCGGTGCGGGAGTACCCTCGTACTGGATTATGGCTGGTATGAAAAAACTTCTGGGCAGGGTTTTCGGACCCGTAGGCATCAGTGTGATTGGAGCGGTTGCTCACAATTTATTACAGCTTGCCGTTGCGTATTTCCTTTTGATGAACAGCCTAAAGTTATTATACCTCATACCCGTGCTTGTATTGATAGGAACTCTTTCAGGTTTACTCGTGGGTTCAATAACGAAATCCACACTGCGTCATATGCACATAAACGTTGACAATTCTAAAGCATAAGATAAGATTAGTGATGCAGACCACTAAGAAGAAGAAAATTACCTGGACGATATGGGGAGCAATACTCGGAATCCTTCTGGGAACGGCTACATCTTCGGCTATCGCGCATCTTGTGAAACCTCAATGGCTCAAAAATCTTCTTGTTGAAGGAGTTGCAATCGGATTTCCTGAGATCTCGACCTCTCTTGGGTTCTTTTCTCTTCATTTCGGTTTCTCGTTGCGCTTCACGCTTCTCTCCGGTCTCTTTATGATTATAATAGGAGGGGTTATGCTTTTGGTCTCTTTCAGGGAAGATTCCTAGGCTTTCAAATTATTCCTCAACCGCAGTCTCGCAATAGAATTTACAACAAATTAGGTATGACCGTTAAGCTCTCATTTTAAGAACAGATAACTCTAGAGAAACCTATCTCTTAAAAACCTCTTTCAGCGTATCCTCGAAAATAGATAAAGCCTCATCGGAGTCTTCTTTAGTGACAACAAGAGGCGGTATCAAGCGGATTCCTGAGGCTCCGCAACCGAGGATGATAAGTCCTCGCATGAAAGCCTGCCTGACGATTGCGTTACGCTTTTCGGGCCACCCTTCACGAGTGTCTTTTGATTTCACGATTTCAACGCCAATCATAAGGCCTCGGCCGCGAGCGTGATCTAGAATGTCCCAGCGCGAAACTAGTTCTTCGAGCTTTGAAAGGAGATAGGCTCCAACCTTTGATGCGTTCTCGACAAGACCTTTCTCTAAGAGATCGATGGTGGCTATAGCCGCACTGCAAGAAACAGGGTTTCCACCAAACGTGGATGCATGTGAACCTGGCTCCCAATCCATTATCTTTGAAGAAGCGACAGTCGCGCCCAGAGGCATGCCGGAAGCGATTCCTTTCGCAATTACGACGATATCGGGAAGAACGTCCTCATGCTCAATGGCAAACATCCTGCCTGTTCTGCCCATTCCGGCCTGAATCTCATCGTCAATAAAGAAAATGCCTTTGCTTTCAAGCAGTTTCTTTAATTCCTTCATGTATCCTGAAGGCGGTATGTTATAACCGCCTTCACCCTGAATGGGTTCAATAAAGAACCCGGCAATCTCTTCCGGATGAACTTCACGCTTAAAGACCACATCCTGGATGTAGTGAAGACAATTCAGATTACATTTGGGAAAAGTCTCGTGAAAAACGCAGCGATAACAATCTGGATAAGGTACATGAACAACATGCGGAACCAATGGAGCAAAATGGGCCCTTTGTACCGCTTTTGAACCGGTCAAGGATAAAGCGCCGAAAGTCCGGCCGTGAAATGCGCCGTAATAGGCTATCCAGTATGGTCTGCGCGTCTTGTATCGTGATAATTTCATGGCTGCCTCAATAGCTTCGGCGCCTGAGTTGGAGAAGAAAACCTTCTTGTTCCCGGAACCGGGTGTTATCTCGGCAAGTTTGGCGGCTAAATCGACCTGTGAAGGGTAGTAAAAGTCTGTCCCTGACATATGAAGGAGCTTCGAAGCCTGCTCCTTAATTGCATCAACGACTTTCGGATGACAATGGCCTGTTGAACACACTGCTATACCCGCTGCGAAATCAAGGAAACAGTTCCCGTCAACGTCCCATAATTTGACACCTTCGCCACGTTCGGCTGCAATAGAGTAAAAACCATCCCTCGTGTAGGATGGAGAAATATACTTTTCTTCCTTTTGTACTAGGGCCTTGAATTTCGGTCCTGGAAGGTTCTTTATTTCGACTTTTGGCATATATCCTCCAGCGTTGTGTCATATTGAATTATCTCCAGGGGAGATAAAATGCTCTAAGTTGCTTGATTAAGTATAATTGTACGCATGATATTGCTGAAAGTCAATAGCTTGATGTTCGTGCACCCATCAGCATCCTCAGACAGTATCGACTGCAGAAGAACATCTAAAGAAATTATTAAATTCGAAGAATACCATATAAGCAACTGCCTAGATTTGTCATAAAAAGACCTTGACAATAATATAGATTTGACTATTATATTATATACGCGCGGGTTAAAGGGCTAAATTGTTTTGATTTCGAAAAAACTGCGCGGACATTCAGGAGGCCAGATTGCTATCATCTAGCAAATATTTCCATGAGTGTAAAGTATTGGAGAAGCGAGCAACGGTAACTATTGAGAAGAAAACTGCTTGCGGAATAAAATAATTAACCAGAGAGTCTTAAACGGACTCGCAAAAAGGAGCATTAGATGAATGCTTTAATGTTTTTATTAGTCCTTGGAGCACTCGAATGGAGGGAGACAACGTTCGAGGATTTCAGGGACGGATCGACCGATCCAATGATGTACACCTCTCACAGAGCACAATACGAGGTAGAACCTGGCTGCGTCGAGTTCTATGCCCGATGGGACGCTGACAACAACGGTTTTTATGACCTGTTCGTGGCAGGCCGAAGCTCCTATGGCCAGAAGCTGTTCATGGGCCAGTCAGGAGCATCATACGATGTCGGGCATACCATAACGTACCTAGATTGCCAGCCGTATTCCGGGGATGCATCCGGCGGTATTGACCTGGCTGACCTCAATATGGATGGTTATCCGGAAGCTATCCATTCAGGTGGCTGGTACTCGCCTGCGGCCTACCTCTATTGGGGAACACCTACAGGCCCTTCACCTTCGAATCCCACCCTCCTGCCTATGCGAACTAACTACGGCAACTGTCACGAAACTGCGTTCGTTTACGATATCGACAAGGATGGATATCTGGATATCACCGTCTGCGGCGGAACAGGAACTCCAAGCCAGAACTACACGCGAATTTTCTGGGGCGACGAGACATTTCTATACTCAGTCTACACAGAACTTCCCTCTGGAATCGGATGCCAGCATAATCTTGAGATGGCCGACCTAGATCATGACGGCTGGGTGGATATGATTATTCCGAATTACGGAACAACCAACGCATCCATTGTCCATTGGAGCGAAGGTAGAAATTACTCCGTTGAAACCCTGAGTCTTTCCCTTCTTGGCGGAACGAGCCTTCACGGTTTGACCATCGCCGATTTCAATAAAGATGAATTGCTTGATATTGTCTTTACCGGCTACTCGAACATCAGCAAGGCCGTCATCTTCTGGGGGAACGAAGACGGATATTCAACAGCGAATACGCTTGTCCTAAACGCTGGCCAATGCTATGGAGGCAGTTCATCGATGGATATAGACTCGGATGGAGATCTGGATATCATATTCCACAGAAACGGCAGTTCCACGACTTATCCAAGACTTTATTTAAACCTCGGGG containing:
- the amrS gene encoding AmmeMemoRadiSam system radical SAM enzyme codes for the protein MKEALFYECLENKKVKCRLCFHECKIDENKEGLCIARRNIAGKLIASTYGELVAANLDPIEKKPLYHFHPGEEILSVAANGCNLDCPFCQNADISRGKTSSRYVPPEKLIEIASERRSKGIAYTYTEPLIWFEYLLDSSRIAHEQGLYNVIVSNGTINEKPLTELLPYIDAANIDIKGDNEFYRKVLKGDMNSTLRTIRTLYRAGVHTEVTLLLVPGGNDSVEQINEVISFIESLDLRIPFHISRYFPHNQYPAPPTPEETMLRAYGQTKGRLLYAYLGNIAFEHDNNTYCPSCGALLIERAGYSVNIIGVEEGRCSSCKRKADVVV
- a CDS encoding Gx transporter family protein, yielding MPLHTETRPQKNKGGKKVGGNENHLNKRDGEKTITQSINGTIELSPRQRNLALLAGLSAALYTVENLIPLPIPWLRIGIGNVGVLLALYVLTPLDGFFVLLIKIIIGSLLSGRFLSPFFLFALGAGVPSYWIMAGMKKLLGRVFGPVGISVIGAVAHNLLQLAVAYFLLMNSLKLLYLIPVLVLIGTLSGLLVGSITKSTLRHMHINVDNSKA
- a CDS encoding acetyl ornithine aminotransferase family protein, translated to MPKVEIKNLPGPKFKALVQKEEKYISPSYTRDGFYSIAAERGEGVKLWDVDGNCFLDFAAGIAVCSTGHCHPKVVDAIKEQASKLLHMSGTDFYYPSQVDLAAKLAEITPGSGNKKVFFSNSGAEAIEAAMKLSRYKTRRPYWIAYYGAFHGRTFGALSLTGSKAVQRAHFAPLVPHVVHVPYPDCYRCVFHETFPKCNLNCLHYIQDVVFKREVHPEEIAGFFIEPIQGEGGYNIPPSGYMKELKKLLESKGIFFIDDEIQAGMGRTGRMFAIEHEDVLPDIVVIAKGIASGMPLGATVASSKIMDWEPGSHASTFGGNPVSCSAAIATIDLLEKGLVENASKVGAYLLSKLEELVSRWDILDHARGRGLMIGVEIVKSKDTREGWPEKRNAIVRQAFMRGLIILGCGASGIRLIPPLVVTKEDSDEALSIFEDTLKEVFKR